The following proteins are encoded in a genomic region of Chryseobacterium cucumeris:
- a CDS encoding S41 family peptidase, producing MKKLSFTIIAAFLFCSVQAQIQNAGFENMTDGLPNHWNIKKADSYEGKVDYTQYFGGKASMQLIGKADHSKDFQSFSQKIPLDIQQLQKIEISAYVKSENTNGKINLWTQVKDEKGQMIDFGNSESQQKSIALNKDWTKYSLIFTVDKNVKSLLLGGVFSGNGTVWFDHFELNRIAFSNEEPSKKSAKYIQEFKDIVKKNSIFSDQLDWKNIETNLQYLSKGMKTIDDTDPALSYIIQNLRQVGDNHSFISGKERSEKQKKSNTNEAKPDSRLIDQSIGYISVPGFGSVNTEVGNDFALQIHNMIKKLDSENTIKGWIVDLRGNTGGNMYPMIGGLGSLIGEGTLGYFVYKDKKTPWIYKDRKFGSNKITEPYNLKSGQSKIAVLIGPNTASSGEATTIAFIGKSNVKLFGKPSAGYTSANRIYPLSDGRSFALASSYEMDRNGKVYYGKIDPDVPVESKEGQDMDLETAKNWILN from the coding sequence ATGAAAAAATTGTCCTTCACGATTATAGCAGCATTTCTATTCTGCTCAGTGCAAGCTCAGATACAAAATGCCGGTTTTGAGAACATGACCGATGGATTACCCAATCACTGGAATATAAAAAAAGCAGATTCGTACGAAGGAAAAGTAGATTATACCCAATATTTTGGAGGAAAAGCCTCTATGCAGCTTATAGGAAAGGCTGATCATTCCAAAGACTTTCAATCTTTTTCTCAAAAAATACCTCTTGATATTCAGCAATTGCAAAAAATAGAAATCAGTGCCTATGTAAAATCTGAGAACACCAATGGGAAAATCAATCTATGGACACAGGTGAAGGATGAGAAGGGGCAGATGATAGACTTTGGAAACTCAGAGTCACAACAAAAGTCCATTGCATTGAATAAAGACTGGACAAAATATTCTTTAATTTTCACTGTTGATAAAAATGTAAAAAGCCTTCTTCTTGGAGGCGTATTCTCAGGAAACGGAACGGTTTGGTTTGACCACTTTGAACTGAACAGAATTGCATTTTCAAATGAAGAACCTTCGAAAAAATCTGCAAAATATATTCAGGAGTTTAAAGATATTGTGAAAAAGAATTCAATCTTTTCAGACCAACTGGACTGGAAAAATATTGAAACCAACCTTCAATATCTTTCAAAAGGCATGAAAACCATTGATGATACAGACCCTGCATTGAGCTATATTATACAAAATCTAAGACAGGTTGGTGATAACCATTCATTTATTTCCGGCAAAGAACGTTCAGAAAAACAAAAGAAAAGCAACACCAATGAGGCAAAGCCCGATTCCAGACTAATTGATCAGAGTATTGGCTATATTTCTGTTCCCGGCTTTGGTTCCGTCAACACAGAAGTTGGAAATGATTTTGCCCTGCAGATTCACAATATGATTAAAAAACTGGACTCTGAAAATACGATTAAAGGCTGGATTGTAGATCTGAGAGGCAATACAGGAGGAAATATGTATCCTATGATCGGAGGTCTCGGAAGTCTGATTGGAGAAGGAACTTTGGGATATTTTGTATATAAGGATAAAAAAACTCCATGGATTTATAAAGACAGGAAGTTTGGTTCCAATAAAATTACAGAACCTTATAATCTTAAAAGCGGACAATCTAAAATTGCAGTTCTGATAGGTCCAAACACGGCCAGTTCAGGAGAAGCTACAACAATTGCATTTATTGGAAAAAGCAATGTAAAACTCTTTGGAAAACCATCTGCGGGCTATACTTCGGCCAATAGGATTTATCCGTTAAGTGATGGTAGAAGCTTTGCTCTGGCTTCTTCTTATGAAATGGACCGAAACGGGAAAGTCTACTACGGGAAAATTGATCCGGACGTTCCGGTAGAATCCAAAGAAGGCCAGGATATGGATCTGGAGACTGCAAAAAACTGGATTTTAAATTAG